The following are encoded together in the Syngnathus typhle isolate RoL2023-S1 ecotype Sweden linkage group LG5, RoL_Styp_1.0, whole genome shotgun sequence genome:
- the epg5 gene encoding ectopic P granules protein 5 homolog has translation MEAVRPKKTKPKLVRKHKRTEDKIIAAPTAVCDDSSTSEFISIPLCLPHQEPQEEKHEPTLISETKAQALDPHAESHEITSSQTELTSALTETLQPAPGSSHTAQASVQQIQQKENKGANVLVSELGGTSQASCVSTNFDIKHVPSAPSLYPSVPALEEGSLLELHREAVKNCGKGPAVLALAEQESSPPSLQPLQSVAELSKNKLYPELPRTTTEVQPFSLEQLSVWEPGGGLRAWLEGVEACTTQFCALARQENHELAELLQNYWRCRRQLTQSHAQLHTQSSDCKSTQNRLWSFRDEQLTLQGVCADQSKVCGYHRFQQAEFNQSVLAELNKLFELRSELLHQKVALHAYTASLSRLQVESYLYRLLKDCSASQRQPCSIQPLKDAISVLFSFTRRVLDDTQFQADIHHWLEILVAVLLHVGGPGEHLFVLCHLLCCPAGVGKWAAPFLQIEVWENTCGVQDFMQALAILMSPARHRAEFLSHMKPCESLNSASSGPESGNWTLVDEGGEEDEDPESSWMLLCEDDLVTFMSQFPFGQLYSHMLGMSKHGVYEPQGYSSQKMMRVFAFASSLIEILAIGLQTYNRARYRQLVKRIGRIIRMTLCYVSDHWAQYASVTGTSGSSSHVHSLPLEKLQVEYDHLFLRAVLHVLKNKRLGIWLFMSEMPYGTLSSSMLWRILYVMQCAETAGLETLSHSSDAQSCIQALREPEHQDRFELWLCEVNSSDGISLLTALAHMATPTQYSDPAFVTTVTLLIYQVSYVSMSTREIYSKVGRELLATIASAHPYIISVLLERLRETIQAVGMVALYLCKELPLSLWRPEPEEICVIGAWLLQHPLSAVENRLACVILEGLNWGYSEDGSLALSSSLHSKVALLVAEAYQKYLTDKPYSGLISEGIKQVSYLASVLRLGVSPEASFSQWAWQLLLRLKLHANAQNPKGAWSVPALVSVPPAELTHSPSMHSVLRAVKAGIPIGAYLSIAMTTVGHSLEHFCTDGVSLLKSLIQSRHLRAAVHLLDTILPQIYPLSFYLVNNSQFVSCIQLFLQYDSVCPQGVTQHVTHRVAPLLTGTTYGDNVRLLNSVIQSHVVESSQPSCVGAVAVLEFWVGILTQQNLWYRDKTVLFLMDQLCCAAFTHHQEDCLLKLLHQLHKNALGYHGDRGLLSSLVGWIAGNATPSFIEGQSLSAEVWFAWVVLHMEGTFEEDSQLRRCVENELLSEPNISPEQALKRAQQRLKLPVTPSLQRLQVYRWAWQALATPPDHPLVPLVWQKFLQLYLRQPGPDYGMAAAGCIGRRFFQASSQAALLQDLRQRIQTISDFHHAASQALKVPPTRTASADHQDNQHPGSPSRSYLTSPELHTELVRLFGVFAVWLDDETLQKQEVYLPSLPPEYEPHRLAQVMQQQQELWLEYVDQERLQYDKKEVLSLWEKVQSEPFFLQSQNSNFTDYTRLSNAKERIQSNLKKHPIPRPPPELKHMKSPVAEVPNVCLSDSKAAAELLQRDLSVLQDQARIAVSREAQQVAMEQELLETLPLLYKNRPEQVTMTLECKGRGGQPCQGPANITVTCECVQRQEAVQTQITSVRRDIKNLQTDAMAPPPQSLAEAAVHTENFITALVNMYKSQKSPSVQQVGVSAFYQVVTYVCEDTLRHPPTRQYLSSCVEILGQVFIQGNAEECSRVLKTILEQRRLCPLISPFFTPNAAPAQLVFLYQDVVTSLHLDSADVIFMLLTKFDLSAWLNDAHPVFPERTRLLELIHGGLCVCGRDPESELLTPFHLFTKHWTSLLRYRFPDHYSDCLRLLLTSSSNQLLSPECWKVTMRVLGCTPPTRGGKNKPAQSFGGDISARASASPGSPHRSPITLSPQQVDETIDWLSDYFLRSRLSKPDLRSFGLYSAWSPYITEVVSFWDYLVSCLSSVSLSNCARDSVGSNRTLKSLHDLHGKIVKLFKPWIFPLNTEDGSNLKCYPWLETDAAEAGCLVGLYAQTTDRLHQRFKDRLLPGQRGALWLSVMQYTESCTSPRTPEYLLYLHHSHLRNLPWRYLHPDTLLMEKLFNVERGSPKSCFLFMGEILCEVNWISVLSNHLHPPTESVSLQSSVDVQKKESHTMLVYLLYMLVFLAKEEPLLSQQDSPLLNLLIQCTSLPWHQLDLSSYQGVLGYVNTHYTPSLLLNTDSASQLLLKSLRSAAGLHPCPFEAAHTEETQKAVAYVCWCVQCLMALEQAGSISVSILETQLETLLESIVTFSPPEMGLEQRHMAFCSLFSAALAVLNGVGVPAGEALAVRVITWLDKKGRGFPILPLLTACSNCLASVSHMTRIMEACITAHFNHADDECVGWGPVLASLQVPELTVEDFLSESQSGGSFLTLYAFILQRLNAEHTAANERKTLALINTWTNQVLPSGPGNEAKLFLWWHKALNLSLEQLQPQAGHGELPGVVTGLLRLQSRLLQLGEERLNSGLLWAIGLGKKSPVSNKFRVVVRSLAAFLSVQVASENELRLQPTTDLQPSAKAQQMLAMLEAMISNKYYAESENSLKKALQFIRYPGHCLKDGPRFLALLTKLLYPDLRYLHIMH, from the exons ATGGAAGCTGTGCGGCCCAAGAAGACCAAACCAAAA CTGGTCAGGAAGCACAAAAGAACAGAAGACAAGATAATTGCTGCCCCCACAGCCGTTTGTGATGATTCTTCCACCTCTGAATTCATCAGCATCCCCTTATGCCTCCCACACCAAGAACCACAAGAGGAAAAGCATGAGCCCACTCTTATCTCCGAGACTAAAGCTCAGGCATTAGATCCGCATGCAGAGTCCCATGAGATCACATCATCACAAACTGAATTAACATCAGCATTAACTGAGACATTACAACCCGCTCCAGGTTCATCACATACAGCACAAGCCTCAGTGCAACAGATAcaacagaaagaaaacaagGGCGCAAACGTGTTGGTGTCCGAGCTTGGGGGCACATCTCAAGCGTCGTGTGTTTCAACAAATTTTGACATCAAACATGTCCCAAGCGCCCCTTCACTATACCCATCTGTCCCGGCACTGGAGGAGGGATCCTTGCTAGAGCTTCACAGAGAAGCTGTAAAGAATTGTGGGAAAGGACCTGCAGTTTTAGCCCTTGCCGAGCAGGAATCTTCTCCTCCTAGTTTGCAGCCTCTGCAGTCTGTTGCTGAACTTTCCAAAAACAAACTCTATCCTGAATTGCCAAGAACCACAACAGAAGTTCAG CCATTCTCTTTGGAGCAGCTGAGTGTTTGGGAGCCTGGAGGAGGGTTGCGAGCTTGGCTCGAAGGCGTTGAAGCATGCACAACCCAGTTCTGCGCGCTGGCTCGACAGGAGAACCACGAATTAGCTGAACTCCTGCAGAACTACTGGCGTTGTCGCAGACAACTGACTCAGTCTCACGCGCAATTGCACACACAGTCGTCCGACTGTAAAAGCACTCAAAATCGCCTGTGGAGCTTCAGAGATGAACAGTTAACACTCCAG GGTGTGTGCGCAGATCAATCCAAAGTGTGTGGATACCATCGCTTCCAGCAGGCAGAGTTCAATCAGAGCGTGCTGGCTGAGCTGAACAAACTTTTTGAACTTCGCAGTGAACTGCTCCATCAGAAGGTGGCCTTACATGCATACACTGCTTCGCTGTCTCGCCTCCAGGTGGAATCGTACTTGTACCGCCTATTAAAAG ATTGCTCAGCTAGCCAAAGACAGCCCTGCTCCATTCAACCATTGAAAGACGCCATCAGTGTCCTCTTTAGCTTCACAAGAAGAGTCCTTGATGACACACAGTTTCAGGCAGACATCCATCACTGGTTGGAAATACTG GTGGCAGTGTTGCTGCATGTTGGAGGACCTGGAGagcatttgtttgtgttgtgtcaTCTGCTGTGCTGTCCTGCTGGGGTGGGCAAGTGGGCTGCCCCTTTTCTGCAG ATTGAAGTATGGGAGAACACCTGTGGCGTGCAGGACTTCATGCAAGCGTTAGCAATTCTAATGTCGCCTGCTCG ACACCGCGCTGAGTTTTTGAGTCATATGAAACCATGTGAGAGCCTTAATTCAGCTTCATCTGGACCTGAGTCAGGCAACTGGACGCTTGTGGATGAAGGAGGAGAGGAG GATGAAGATCCAGAGAGCAGTTGGATGCTGCTGTGTGAAGACGACCTTGTCACCTTTATGTCCCAGTTTCCGTTCGGGCAGCTCTATTCACACATGCTGGGAATGAGCAAGCATG gTGTCTACGAGCCTCAGGGGTACTCCAGTCAGAAGATGATGCGTGTGTTTGCTTTCGCTTCCTCGCTTATTGAAATTCTCGCCATTGGCTTACAAACCTATAACAGGGCTAGATACAGACAGTTAGTGAAACGAATCGGACGCATCATACG GATGACACTGTGTTACGTCAGTGATCACTGGGCACAATATGCAAGTGTGACTGGTACCAGTGGATCCAGCTCTCATGTCCACTCTCTGCCTCTGGAAAAGCTGCAGGTGGAATACGATCATCTTTTCCTCAGGGCTGTTCTTCATGTCCTCAAAAATAAGAG GTTGGGGATTTGGTTATTCATGTCTGAGATGCCGTACGGGACTTTGTCCAGCTCCATGCTTTGGAGAATCCTTTATGTGATGCAGTGTGCCGAAACAGCAGGATTGGAAACTCTAAGTCATTCTAGTGACGCTCAATCCTGCATTCAGGCTCTAAGAG AACCAGAACACCAGGACAGGTTTGAGCTGTGGTTGTGTGAGGTGAACAGCTCTGATGGCATCTCCCTCCTGACTGCACTGGCGCACATGGCCACACCCACTCAGTACTCGGATCCTGCCTTCGTCACAACCGTCACTTTGCTTATCTACCAG gtGTCCTACGTGAGCATGTCCACCAGAGAAATCTATTCTAAAGTTGGAAGAGAGTTGTTGGCTACAATAGCATCGGCTCATCCCTACATTATCTCTGTGCTTCTGGAGAGGTTGAGAGAAACCATCCAAGCTGTGGGCATG GTGGCACTCTACTTGTGTAAAGAGCTTCCTCTGAGCTTGTGGCGTCCAGAACCAGAGGAGATATGTGTGATCGGAGCGTGGTTGCTCCAGCACCCTCTATCGGCTGTGGAGAATCGTCTGGCATGCGTTATACTGGAGGGTCTGAACTGGGGATACTCAGAG gACGGATCCTTGGCTTTGTCATCATCACTCCACAGTAAGGTGGCTCTGCTGGTTGCTGAGGCCTATCAAAAGTACCTGACTGACAAACCCTACAGTGGCCTGATATCAGAAGGGATTAAACAG GTGTCTTATCTTGCGAGTGTCCTTCGCTTAGGCGTGTCCCCTGAAGCGTCTTTCAGTCAATGGGCGTGGCAGCTTTTACTAAGGCTAAAGCTTCATGCCAATGCACAGAACCCAAAAGGGGCCTGGTCAGTACCTGCTTTAGTGTCGGTACCGCCTGCGGAATTAACACATTCTCCCAGCATGCACTCTGTTCTTCGAGCTGTAAAAGCAGGCATTCCTATTGGGGCATACCTGTCGATCGCCATGACGACAGTGGGACATAG CCTGGAGCACTTTTGCACTGATGGTGTCAGCTTGTTAAAGAGTTTGATTCAGTCTCGCCACCTGCGAGCTGCTGTGCATCTTCTGGATACCATCCTTCCTCAAATCTATCCGCTCAGTTTCTACCTTGTCAACAACTCTCA GTTTGTAAGTTGCATTCAGTTGTTCTTGCAGTACGACAGCGTATGTCCTCAGGGTGTGACGCAGCACGTCACACACCGGGTAGCGCCACTCCTCACTGGAACAACCTATGGAGACAATGTCCGACTGCTGAACAGTGTTATTCAG AGCCATGTGGTTGAGAGTTCGCAGCCCAGTTGCGTTGGCGCTGTAGCCGTGCTGGAGTTTTGGGTGGGGATTTTGACACAGCAGAACTTGTGGTACCGGGACAAAACTGTGTTGTTCCTCATGGATCAGCTGTGCTGTGCTGCATTCACACATCATCAGGAGGATTGTCTGCTGAAGCTCCTGCACCAACTACATAAG AATGCTTTAGGTTACCATGGAGATCGAGGTCTGCTCTCCTCTCTGGTTGGCTGGATTGCTGGAAACGCTACACCTTCTTTCATAGAGGGCCAATCACTGAGTGCAGAG GTTTGGTTTGCCTGGGTGGTGCTTCATATGGAAGGCACATTTGAGGAAGACTCTCAGCTCAGGCGCTGTGTTGAAAATGAGCTTCTGTCAGAACCCAATATCTCTCCAGAACAAGCCTTGAAG agggcccagcagaggctgaagTTGCCAGTCACCCCATCTTTGCAGCGACTACAAGTGTACCGTTGGGCCTGGCAGGCTTTAGCCACGCCCCCTGACCACCCCCTGGTACCGTTGGTTTGGCAGAAGTTCCTCCAGCTGTACCTCAGGCAGCCTGGTCCCGATTATGG AATGGCTGCAGCTGGATGCATTGGACGGCGATTCTTCCAAGCTTCCTCTCAAGCCGCTTTGCTCCAAGATTTGAGACAGAGAATCCAAACCATATCTGATTTCCACCACGCTGCCAGCCAGGCCCTGAAAGTGCCCCCGACACGCACGGCCTCAGCGGACCACCAAGACAACCAACATCCCGGCAGCCCCTCACGCTCTTACCTCACCTCACCTGAGTTACACACAGAGTTAGTCAG GTTGTTTGGTGTTTTTGCTGTGTGGCTGGATGATGAAACTCTTCAGAAGCAGGAAGTTTATCTTCCCTCACTTCCTCCCGAATATGAACCACACAGACTTGCACAGGTTATGCAGCAGCAACAG GAACTGTGGCTGGAGTATGTGGACCAAGAGCGTCTGCAGTATGACAAGAAAGAGGTTCTGTCCCTGTGGGAGAAGGTGCAGAGCGAGCCATTTTTCCTTCAAAGCCAAAACTCCAACTTCACGGACTATACACGTCTCAGCAATG CAAAGGAGCGCATCCAGTCCAACTTGAAGAAGCATCCAATTCCACGTCCACCTCCTGAGCTCAAACACATGAAATCCCCAGTGGCAGAAGTTCCCAACGTATGTCTCTCTGACTCCAAAGCTGCCGCTGAACTGCTGCAGCGGGACCTCAGCGTACTGCAGGACCAAGCCAG GATTGCAGTATCACGTGAAGCCCAGCAAGTGGCGATGGAACAGGAGCTTCTGGAGACTCTTCCTTTGCTTTACAAGAACCGCCCAGAGCAAGTGACCATGACCCTTGAATGTAAAGGCAGGGGAGGGCAGCCATGCCAGGGTCCAGCTAACATCACCGTCACG TGTGAATGTGTCCAACGACAAGAGGCAGTGCAAACTCAAATAACGTCAGTGAGAAGGGACATCAAGAACCTTCAAACTGATGCCATGGCTCCACCACCTCAAAGCCTGGCTGAAGCTGCTGTCCATACAGAGAACTTTATCAC agCTCTGGTGAACATGTACAAATCACAAAAATCCCCATCAGTGCAGCAAGTTGGCGTGTCAGCCTTCTATCAGGTGGTCACTTACGTGTGTGAAGACACACTACGTCATCCACCGACACGCCAATATCTCTCCTCATGTGTGGAGATACTAGGAcag GTGTTCATCCAGGGCAACGCTGAAGAATGCAGCCGCGTGCTGAAGACCATCTTGGAGCAAAGACGTCTTTGCCCTCTCATATCTCCTTTTTTCACGCCTAATGCAGCCCCTGCCCAGCTGGTCTTCCTCTACCAAGATGTGGTGACATCACTACACCTTGATAGCGCAGATGTCATTTTTATGCTGCTCACCAAG tttgatttGTCGGCCTGGCTGAATGATGCACATCCCGTCTTTCCCGAGCGGACCCGTTTGCTAGAGCTAATCCACGGCGGTCTTTGTGTCTGCGGCCGAGATCCCGAATCGGAACTTCTCACCCCTTTTCACCTTTTCACCAAACACTGGACCTCACTTTTACGCTACCGCTTCCCAGACCACTACAGCGATTGTCTGCGTCTGCTCTTGACCA GCTCCTCAAACCAGTTACTGAGTCCAGAATGCTGGAAGGTGACAATGCGAGTGCTCGGCTGCACACCTCCAACCCGCGGCGGCAAAAACAAACCCGCCCAAAGTTTCGGTGGCGACATCTCTGCCCGCGCTTCGGCATCGCCTGGTTCTCCACACAGATCACCAATCACCCTTTCTCCTCAGCAG GTGGATGAGACAATAGATTGGCTCAGCGATTATTTCTTGCGCAGTCGTCTCAGCAAGCCTGACCTGCGTAGTTTTGGCCTATACTCTGCCTGGTCTCCTTACATCACTGAGGTTGTTTCTTTCTGGGACTACTTGGTCAGCTGTCTAAGCAGCGTGTCACTCAGCAATTGTGCCAGAGACTCAGTGGGCAGCAATAGAACATTGAAAA GTCTTCATGACTTGCACGGTAAAATTGTGAAGTTATTCAAGCCTTGGATCTTCCCCCTGAACACTGAAGATGGAAG CAATCTCAAGTGCTATCCATGGCTGGAGACGGATGCAGCTGAAGCAGGATGTCTGGTCGGCCTCTATGCTCAAACCACCGACAGACTGCATCAGAGATTCAAAG ACCGCCTATTGCCCGGCCAGAGAGGTGCCCTGTGGCTTAGTGTGATGCAGTACACTGAGAGCTGCACCTCTCCACGGACACCAGAGTACCTGTTGTACCTGCACCACTCTCACCTGCGCAACCTGCCGTGGAGATACTTGCATCCTGACACGCTGCTTATGGAGAAGCTCTTCAAT GTGGAGAGAGGAAGTCCCAAAAGCTGCTTTTTGTTTATGGGGGAGATTCTATGTGAAGTCAACTGGATCAGCGTCCTCAGCAACCACTTACACCCACCCACAGAATCCGTAAGCCTTCAGTCCAGTGTGGACGTTCAGAAGAAGGAATCGCACACCATGCTAGTGTATCTGTTATACATGCTGGTTTTTCTGGCAAAAGAGGAGCCGCTCCTCAGCCAACAG GACTCCCCGCTTCTCAATCTGTTGATCCAATGCACATCGTTGCCTTGGCACCAGCTGGATCTGTCATCCTACCAAGGGGTTCTGGGATATGTCAACACTCACTACACTCCCTCGCTGCTTCTTAACACAGATTCTGCATCTCAGTTGTTGCTGAAATCACTGCGTAGTGCTGCTGGACTTCACCCCTGCCCTTTTGAAGCCGCTCACACG GAGGAGACGCAGAAGGCAGTCGCGTACGTGTGCTGGTGTGTGCAGTGTTTAATGGCTCTGGAGCAAGCGGGCAGCATTAGTGTGAGCATCCTGGAGACACAGCTGGAGACTCTGTTGGAAAGCATCGTCACGTTCAGCCCACCAG AAATGGGTTTGGAGCAGAGGCACATGGCATTCTGCAGCCTTTTCAGCGCGGCACTGGCTGTGCTCAATGGAGTCGGCGTCCCTGCAGGCGAAGCCCTCGCAGTTCGTGTCATCACCTGGTTGGACAAGAAGGGGAGGGGCTTTCCAATtctgcctctcctcactgcTTGCTCCAACTGTCTGGCCTCAGTGAGTCACATGACACGAATCATGGAGGCGTGTATCACAGCCCACTTTAATCACG CTGACGACGAGTGTGTTGGCTGGGGTCCCGTGCTGGCATCGCTGCAAGTGCCCGAGCTCACAGTGGAAGACTTTCTCTCCGAGAGCCAATCAGGAGGCAGCTTCCTCACGCTCTATGCCTTCATTCTGCAGCGCCTTAACGCCGAACACACGGCAGCCAATGAGAGGAAGACCCTGGCTCTAATCAACACATGGACCAATCAGGTTCTTCCCAG TGGGCCAGGTAATGAAGCCAAGCTGTTTCTGTGGTGGCACAAAGCACTGAATCTGTCGCTGGAGCAGCTGCAGCCTCAAGCGGGCCACGGTGAATTACCGGGGGTGGTCACGGGTCTGTTGAGGTTGCAAAGCAGGCTGCTTCAGCTCGGAGAAGAAAGACTCAACTCTGGACTACTCTGGGCCATCGGTCTTGGGAAGAAGTCCCCTGTTTCCAACAA ATTTAGGGTGGTGGTCCGCAGCTTGGCAGCATTCCTCTCCGTGCAGGTAGCATCGGAAAATGAGCTCCGACTTCAGCCTACCACTGACTTGCAACCCTCTGCAAAAGCACAGCAG ATGTTGGCAATGCTTGAAGCCATGATCAGCAATAAGTACTACGCTGAATCGGAAAACTCGTTGAAAAAAGCCCTTCAGTTCATCCGCTACCCAGGTCATTGTCTCAAAGATGGACCTCGATTCCTGGCCCTGCTAACAAAGCTGCTCTACCCTGACCTCAGATACTTGCACATTATGCATTGA
- the LOC133153874 gene encoding protein limb expression 1-like — MRMNKEEDEDSFMSYLSQNNIELSPKDFNVVAMLHNFWEQKQVGHIEGSSPGSDGSVRDAAGQIRTLLLYESAACPGPPFVCYVTLPGGSCFGNYKLCNTQAEARRDAARVALMNSLVNELPCRRICPQFIAQSLQQATIDTNVSIADAKDSNTHIGTYSLLLHSYMGRTMLEFQEMMTVFQLLHWNGTLKTLRERQCSRQSVIAYYNKRGLDEYMRSSMALDWLGREQRSPGLLGEELQLAQRELLLARRRGIELRFYKEKTGILTLALSQAYIHHAPEVYSQTHDNKDEQVPLLTMFSHGREVPIKSSCSPSPTRHERTDPADCKICGRNVPSECSSTCSFCTHMHSLNQNFEDT; from the exons ATGAGGATGAAtaaagaggaagatgaggacAGTTTCATGTCCTACTTGTCCCAGAACAACATTGAGCTCAGCCCGAAAGACT TCAATGTAGTGGCCATGCTCCATAACTTCTGGGAACAGAAGCAAGTGGGTCACATAGAGGGATCCTCCCCCGGATCAGATGGTTCTGTGAGGGATGCAGCGGGCCAGATAAGAACCCTGCTCCTATATGAATCTGCTGCTTGCCCTGGTCCACCGTTTGTCTGCTATGTCACACTGCCAGGAGGAAGTTGCTTTGGCAACTATAAG CTGTGCAACACTCAGGCAGAGGCCCGTCGCGATGCTGCCCGAGTGGCCCTGATGAACTCGCTTGTCAATGAGCTGCCTTGCCGACGCATCTGCCCTCAATTTATCGCTCAGAGTCTGCAGCAGGCCACCATAGACACTAAC GTTTCTATAGCAGATGCAAAAGATTCAAACACACATATAGGCACATACAGTCTGCTTCTCCACTCTTACATGGGAAGGACCATGCTGGAGTTCCAG GAGATGATGACAGTTTTTCAGTTGCTGCACTGGAATGGAACCCTAAAAACTCTTAGAGAAAGGCAATGCTCTCGTCAG AGTGTTATTGCCTATTACAACAAGCGTGGTCTTGACGAGTATATGCGTAGTAGCATGGCTCTGGACTGGCTTGGGCGGGAGCAGAGATCACCAGGTCTACTGGGGGAAGAGCTGCAGTTGGCGCAAAGGGAACTGCTGCTGGCCCGACGTCGGGGCATCGAGTTGCGGTTCTATAAGGAAAAGACAGGCATTCTCACCTTGGCTCTCAGTCAAGCATATATTCACCACGCGCCTGAAGTCTACAGCCAAACACATGATAACAAGGACGAACAAGTTCCCTTGCTAACAATGTTCTCCCACGGGAGAGAAGTGCCGATAAAGTCATCCTGCAGTCCATCACCAACCCGTCATGAACGCACGGATCCAGCAGATTGTAAAATTTGTGGTCGGAACGTTCCCTCTGAGTGTTCCTCAACCTGCTCATTTTGCACTCACATGCATTCCCTCAACCAGAATTTCGAGGATACATGA